From the genome of Pseudomonas sp. FP453:
ATGCCCAGTTCGGCGGCGATTTGCGGGTAGGTCAGGCCATTGAGCCGGGACAGCACGAAGGTCGCCTTGACCTTGGCCGGCAAGCGGTCGAGCAACTGGTCGATGGCTTGCAACGCTTCGAGCGTTTGCGCCAGGTCTTCGGGGGACGGTGCGCTGCAGGTCTCGTCGTGATCGAGGGCGTCCAGGTGGGCGCGCACCAGGTCACGGCGGCGCCACAGCTGGTACATCAGGCGCTGGGCAATGGTGGTGAGCAAGGCGCGGGGTTGGCGGATCGGCAGGCGGTCCGCCGACGTCAGCAGTTGGACGAAGGTGTCGGCCG
Proteins encoded in this window:
- a CDS encoding sigma-70 family RNA polymerase sigma factor → MSGADSSHSDYVGGLFRSHYDWLCSRLHRHLDSRAHAEDIAADTFVQLLTSADRLPIRQPRALLTTIAQRLMYQLWRRRDLVRAHLDALDHDETCSAPSPEDLAQTLEALQAIDQLLDRLPAKVKATFVLSRLNGLTYPQIAAELGISQRSVSDYMARVFNNRQALSYDL